Below is a genomic region from Taeniopygia guttata chromosome 7, bTaeGut7.mat, whole genome shotgun sequence.
TAATGTGATAGCATGAGCACACCAACACAGAACTTCACCTCCTCTTGTCTGATCTGCTTTGACAACCTCGAGCACAAAACAGTCACAGGCATGATTACAAGCACAGTTCTTTGCTTACACTGAagtagagaatctgccaccacacTTGGCACCCTTAGTGGCTGCCAAGAAAGGTTGGGGAGAACATTTTGGGAGAGctgcttttttcctgttgttgCTGCACTGCAGCAAAACATAGAAAACCTGGCTTATAAAGCCAGCCTGGCTCTTTCAAAGATGCTAAGCTGGAACAAGATGTTCAAAAAAGCATCAGAATAATAGTCTGATAAGGACACACCCAGAGCTCTTACCACGCAGGGCTCTAAGCAGGTTTTGCTGTGCCTTGCAGGTTTACAGAGGTGAGTTCAAATCAAGTGCAGACATGCTGTCAGGTCACCAGCATTAGCCCAGAGGTAGCAGGAGCCCTGGCTCTGTCTTGACAATTCCAGTAGGGCTCCAAAGAGGACAAACCATTGCCAAACACTGCTGCATATGCATCTCCCTCAGttccctcagcactgcagggatGTTTTGCAAGAGCCAGACACCCTAAAGTCCTCATGGCtaaatatttgagaaaaaaaaatagacttttaTGGTGCCCTCTGGCAAGGCTTGTACTAGGAAGGACTGCTGGTTTCACATCCCCTTTAAATACTTGCTAGCATTGCCATCCCTGCAACAAAGCCAGGATTTCACTCCATGTTTCTGAAGTATGATTCTTACCAGATAGATCAATGTGATTAGGACAGTGGGCAGTTGTTTTACTTCTCTGTAAAAGTATCTCTCAGAACATAACAAATGCCTGCTAGGGCCACTTTCTTCCAGTGGCATTGTAAGTGGTGTTGGGCAGGACTTCCCACTTCCACACTAGGGCCAGACATTGTATGGACAAGTCCAAAACTATCCTATTCAGCCATGTGCAGCTTGCTGGGCATTCATCTCACTCAGCATTAGGAGTCTAAAAGTCAGACATCCCAGCAGAAGAGGGTCAGACAAACTGCCCTTTGTGGATACCAGCCCAAAAAACGAGTTGAATTCTGCAACTGTCTATTTTTCTCCAAAGTCAGCCACAAGGGACACAGTTGGACTCAAGTACTCAGCTTTCCAGAAGTTGAGCTTAAGTGAggggaatttcttcctaaccTTTAATTCGCAAGTAAGCAAGGAAATCAACTGTGTAAAATAATGCCCAGtgtgaggaaaatattttcagtattcaTTTAAATCTTACTGAAAATCTGTAACCATCTACAGTTTTGTGTTCTATTTGGAGCATGACAAACCACAGTAAGGAGGTGGGAACATTCAGCAGAGCATCAGATTTGCATGGAGCTTGAATCTGTGATTGAACAAGTCATGTGTTTGCTGATGTTGGAATAGTGGCCAAGAAACACCAGATGTACCGAGCAGTATTATTTATGTTGCAATTAATAAAAACACATCCATCACAGTCATCCCTGAGTGGGCAAACAATATTATGACCCACACAAGTACACCGGGCAAGTATCAACAGAATCAGCTCAGCTGCATTTTGCCTCCAGCTATGCAGAGTGCACTGCCTGGGGTAACACACTCCTGCCTCGTGGAGCAACCCTACATGGTGACTGAACCCCCAAAGACAACAAAGATAAAAGTGGAAATGGTCATACCCCATTGtgtctttttttattgttaccACACAGGTTTTGTGTACCGAAACTGTACCAGTGAGGGCTGGTCAGAGCCGTACCCCAGACCTGACATTGCTTGTGGCTACAATGTCAACGACACAACCAACGAGGCCAGAGTGAGTCTGAGTGCCCATGACCCTGGGGAGAAACACTTTTAGGAGAGACTGATTGATGTTGTGATTTAACCCAGGTGGGCCTATTGCTATTGGTGGTTTTCAGCGTGAATACTTTCTGCAAATGATTGGAAGTTGTTGCTCAGGGTCAGTAGCTGATTTTACAAGAAAATTTATTCATTAAATAGGAGGAGGGATCTTTCTTTTGGTGCAGGATGATCTCTACCAGGCAGGCAAGGTAAAGATGTGATTATATGTTCCCCTGCAGCGTTCCTATTTCATGACCCTGAAGACCATGTACACCGTTGGATACTGCACCTCCCTTGTGACATTGATGGTAGCCTTGGTGGTCCTGGCCTCCTTTAGGTGAGGAGAAGCATCTCTGGTTTGTGTTTGGCCACGACTTCTGGTCATCTCAGCTGACACAAATCCTTCTATTGACTTTCTGGGCAAGTTAAAAATTGGAGTATATCTGAAAACCTTTAAAGAAATCAGTGACAAAATTCATCTCTGAATCTTGTCTCCCAGAAAATGTCAGGGTTGCCTATTATATTGtgctctccttttctttccaaatcaCAGCTGGATGCATGTTGTAAATGGCATTTGTACCAACTCTCTGATGAGGTCTTCCCATGATTTCAATGTCCCTTGGGCTGAGtgcctttccctctgctgctcttttcccCACTTGAGACCGTGGCTAAAACTTTGTTCTAAGGGCCACTGCACTGACTTGTGGTTAAGTGTTTCAGGTTTCTGTTAGCAATTTGACATGCAGCTTATCTTCACTTAGCCCTGTAACCTGGAATTTGTACTGTGCTGCTTAttcagtgaaattaatttcccttACAGTAAATGTCAGGGCGGCACCTCTGGGCAAAAGGAAATCCAACTACTTTGCAAATTTATATTCAGGCTGCACTGCCTCTGGACACAGACTATGGGGAGATTTAATACAGAAAACACTGCAGGCACaagtgcactgtgctggcagaataaataaattcatCCAGGTGTGAATAAACACCTTGGGGTCATGTTACTAcagaaaggagggagggagggagggatgctaGAACAAGCATATTGGCATGAAATCACAATTTTCCTGGTAACGTTGAGCTTGTTTTAGTACTTGAGTGGAGCAGATATGACTGTAGATTTTTAAGGTCTTCTCTAGGATATCCCTCTTGGGAAATGCACTAGTCTTCCTTTCACAGACAGAACAACACTGTTCTTCATTTGTCACTTTATCGCTACTAAGGATTGAAACCTGTTGTTTACAGCCACAGGTTCCTTACACTGGTGAGGAATGTCACTTTACTggatctctttttttttttgcagaagacTTCACTGCACAAGGAACTACATCCACATGCATCTCTTCACATCGTTCATTTTGCGAGCCTCATCCAACTTCATCAAGGATGCTGtcttgttttcctctgaagacACAAATTACTGCGGGGCATACACGGTAATCCTCTGCTCACCAGCTTGCTCCACCCCTCAGTCTCTCAGCAGGATCCTAGCAGGATTTAGTGTACAGGGAAGGAAATCTCCATCCCAGCTTTATGTTCATCATGAGGGGCTATGGGAGAAGAGAGGTATGCTCTGCCCCTTCTCTGAGAACACATTAAATATTGCTGATTTACACTGCAGTGTGAGACCTGATAGTAAGGTAAGGGCTTGCACTCAGTCTGGGACCTCCCAAATTTTGAAATGGTTTtgcctttctctttttattggtagcaaattattttgaaaatttgggTGTGAGGAGGGGTGAGCAACACTGGAGATGATGGTCACTGCTTTAAACTAAAAGATAAGATTTagggagagaaacaaaaataggcttgttttgttttatccTACTGGTTTTGCTGGATATttgttgcagaaaaaaaagattttgagaaCATTTTAGTTTGTCTTTATCAACTGCTtttcttgtggaaaaaaaaggattgaCAATACATTCATATGCTTCTCTAAGGTGATATTTGTGTTACTGGTACTAGGAAGATAGTAATAGTGAAATTCCCCTGAGACAGTAACCTGAATCCAAGTGTCCATGACACATTCACTTCTTCTAGTGAGGCAGTTGATTAATGCATTTAGGagtgccagctctgctttcctgtcATGTGAACCCCTGACTTGAGGACACCCATTTAGTGCCCTAATTGCTATGAAATCTCTATTTGCCAAGATTAATTTACAGCTCACTGTGTCTGTTAGAAGGTAGCAGCAAACCCAGGCAGGAGCTAATTATCCTCTCTTTCCTCAGGCTGGCTGTAAGCTCACCATGGTCTTCTTTCAGTATTGCATCATGTCTAACTACAGCTGGCTCCTTGTGGAAGGACTGTACCTCCACACTCTCCTGGTGATTTCCTTCTTCTCGGAAAGGAAGTTCCTCTGGTGGTTCATCGCCCTCGGATGGGGTACTGGTTCTCCCTTCAGTGAGAACAGCTGGGGTTTTTCTGCCTTTGGGATGGACTCATGAAGCAATAACTGGTTTTTCCAATTGCAGGTGCCCCAACGGTGTTTGTGGCTGCATGGGCGACTGCTCGGCAACTCCATGAAAATATTGGGTAAGTGGTGTGGAGTGGGGGAAGTTGGCATGCCAGGGAGAGCATGCAGCCCCTGTGCAGGCTGTTCCATGGGGTCCTGCTCATTTCTAATTGCTGGGAGCAAGAAAATCAATCCACATCCTGCTGTGGTGGGAGCCTGGATCCTAGTGTGGGTGTGAGTAGAGGTACAATTTCTACGAGAAAAAGCTTCCAATTCCATTTGAGCATTTTCAAGGGTAGAAGGTAGCCTTCAGGTATGAATTCAGACCATGATGTTTTCAGTATCTGTGTTTAACTTTCTGAACAGTAaagttttgttccttttccctttcaaaatTTTGAACAGTGTTTGTAGTTTAAGGGAAGGACTTGTTTCTGTCCAGTGCAGGTGGGCAGTTTTCTGTCAGACACACTGTACCACTCAGTGAGAACAGGAAATTAGTTTTGTAGAAAAGAGAATAGGGGCCTATCTAAGGTGCAAAACAGACTAAACCTGTTTGAAAAGATACCAATGTTTTGATAACTGACTGCACCTTCTATTTTTACAGGTGTTGGGACATTAACACTGATGCCAATACCTGGTGGATCATTAGAGGCCCTATAGTTGTGTCTATTTTTGTAAGTCTTTTCTGGGACAAGCAGATTCaaactgtattttcaaataCTGTGAAGTCAGAACTCATCTATTCAACATGCTTTAGAAGTGTGTTAATGAACTGATCTTAGGCATGTGTCTGAACTGGTGTGACCCATGAGTTACTGCTTAAGCAACTTCTGCTCAGCAGGACTTAGTTACTAATGCCCCAAAGCTAAGTTCACAAGAAAGGCTAGAGTGTCCTCCCAGGAAGCAAGAGCCTGAAGAAGATCAGGTTTCCACATCCTGTTGATTTCACATGAACGTGGCCGGTTTGTGGAAGCTTGTTTTGGACAGATTCAAGGAAAGCTCCGGAGGAGAAATGAGTGGCTGTACATTTCAGTACAATTAGTTTTGTGCCTGCTGGTCAATGCCTCTCTCAGCAAAGCCAAAACCAACTTGCCTTACATGACCACTGGCTTTTGTTTTCAGGAATGAAAACAGTTCACAGGCTGCACACACCATATATTAGTGGACAGCACTGAGGCACTGCTGAGTGAATTAAGGCACAGGCATTGAAACTCAGTGTGAGCCTGCCCAGTGCAAGGCAGCAGTGATGAAAAGCGCAATTTGGTGTGTATAATACTCAGCACCTATGTTTTGAGCATTTGCTGGTGCTCTTCTTCAGAGCCTTAGGTACgagggggctggagctgctgcttgggaTAGTTGTTCTGCTCGATGAAGATGCTCTGGGTCAGACCATGCTGCAATGACCTGTTTGAAACCCTAGCCCAGAAATGTGAACTGCTGGTTATTCTCAAGTAACCTCCTGACACTCCAAGAGAAACCCCAAGGGCTGGTTGAGGTTTTCACGTTTCCAGTAAGAACCATTTTGCTTGCAAAACACAAACTGCAACACTTGCACACTTCTCAGAAAGCCAGGCAGCAGAGATGGTGGGGTAAAGTTCTGCTCCTATTGACCAGTGAGCAATCCTGCATCCCCACAAGATAAGCAGCAGACCGCTTGCACAAGTGATTTGGGATCAACTTAATGGGGTCatggcatttatttttcttgatgaAACTACCCTCACCCTAGGAACCACTCAGCAATATATAAAAGCCAACAAGACCCAGGCAAGACAAAAAGCACAATCTTAGTTTATCTTTTGGCGGCCCCCACCCGCTATCACCTTCCAAGTGTCCTCAGAATGCTGATCCTGCCTTGTTTGGCCACTGAAGGCAGAAGCCGCCTGCATGACTGCAGGTTTTCCTCAAAAGAGGCTTTACTCAAGCCCATAACCAAACAAACAGCCAGATCTTAAGAACCCAGATCTAATCTCTGTATTCCTCACAGCCTTCAGCAgttgaaaaggcagaaaatcagCACAGATAAACACTTTTGTGCTCCCCGGCTCTCGCTCATTCCTGCACTGCCCGCGGGCAATTCCTCCGGGCAGGAATCCCAAGGCTCCCCTTTCCCCCGTGGTTTTTTATCACTGTAAAGTCCTGCTCAGCCTACACGGCTCTTCCCTGGCCTCAGAGGTTAAAAACCCCAGAATACCCAGACCTGAACCTCCTGAAGTATTTCTTTCCTCCATGCTCTCCACCTCTAGCTCTCCCCAGCTCtattcctttcctcctccctccccagcttCCCCAAACTTCCAGCCCTCTGCAGACTCcctcagcagccacagctgctcccttTCCATCTTTAAGGAACTCAGGGACTTGCTGTGTCTGTCCCATCTCCAGGAGACCCAGTTCTTTTAGGAAGACCCCcaccccagagccctgctgccaTGCCCCCAGGCACGCAGGACCAGCATGAAGAGGATGCAGCTCTGCCGAGGTTCCCGGTTCAGGGAATGTTCAGGTTCCCGGCCACAGTGCAGGGCGCTGCAGGAGGGGTGCGGGTCTGCGGGCTGGGCCAGCCAAGGGAGATCAGCCCGAGGTGGCTCCCCACGGGCTgcgggacagacagacagacagacagacagacacgcTCAGGCGGCTCTACCTCCCCTGCAACTCCCATTCTTTGCCTGAGGGTCAAACGAGCAGAAACAGCTGTTGCTTCATCCGCACTCAAACTGAGCAGATCAGCATTTTTATCTCATACCCACCCTTCGAGATGGGGAAAATGCAAAAGGAAGAACTCCAGTGTCGACTCTCTCCCCACTGTTAACTACTTTGCCTCGTGATCCCAAACCACACCGAGTGCttttagcagggaaaaaaaagaacacttgTAGTCACATTTAGCAAGTGATAGCTCCAGTGCTGCCCCTTTGCTGGCATCCAAAGTGGGGCCAGACTGTGTAGAGGCTGTCAGAACCCCACAGCCAGAGGGGACCAAACCGATGCTCCTGTTTCCCTGCCCTTTTATTTGCCGGGATAACAAGCCCTGACCATAACTAAAGCTGCATCAAaccagcagggaaagcagccagcatcccagcccagggtggAGAAACAGGAACAGAGACTGGGATAGGAACATGGACACAGGCAGGCCAGCCCCAACCCCTCTATTCTTTCTGCTCCATCCAAACCTCCCAAAGTGGTTCTGCTGATACTTGCCAGTTACGTAAGTGGATACTGGGTTTGTTGTTTGGTAGGTTGCTTTTGTATTCTTActtaggttttttgttttgtttgtttttttttttccagattaatTTCGTTCTCTTTGTCAACATTTTAAGAATCCTGATGAGGAAGCTCAGCTCCCCTGAAAAACGGAGCAGTGATTTCAACCAATACAAGTATGTCCCTTACATCCCTTATAAGACATTCAAGGTCACCTGAGCATTTCTTGCTCCTTCTACACCAGCTTTCCCCTGTTTTCATTCTCAGGAGACTTGCAAAGTCAACACTCCTCCTCATTCCTCTCTTTGGGGTCCACTATATcatctttgcttttttccctgaggaTGCAAGCAGCGGCACAATGGAAATTCAGCTGTTTTTTGAATTGGCTCTTGGATCATTCCAGGTAATGTTTGACAAgctattatttcttttaaataagaaaaagacGTAGAACATATAACTCTGCAAGAGACTTGAGTTTCCAATGGCAAAGCCTATTTGTCTGATTTCCCCTGAGATGCCTCATCCCCATTCAAAAGCTGAAATTGCAATCCTGTGACCATGATTCTTTTATCTTTTAGGGCTTTGTTGTGGCTGTACTTTATTGTTTTCTTAATGGTGAGGTGAGTTTAGTGTGTATAACATTCTTTTTTATTGCTGAAGCATGTCTCGTTAATCAGTGGGATACATCCCCCAATGAATTACACACTTTGTCTGAGGGTTTTCTTCCCAGCTACCCACCATCACTCTTGAAATTCCTCCTAGACCTGGCAAGTGTAGGTAATTGTATGCCAGATGCAAACTTCACCTCTCAACTACTGCAACCCTTTCATAAATCAGATAACATTATTACTGTCTGGGAACTGAGGGTGAGAGCACCATCCCTCACACGGTCACACTGACAGCTGACTGGTCCTGATGTATGATACCATTATCTGCCACCCCACCCATGGCTGCTTTATTTACTCAATCCTTAGGAGGGAATTTATCAAAAGCTATACCCAGTCCAAGTTTATTAGGATTCTTATAAGGTAAAACTTTTGGTAGAAGGATTGTTTCCTTTATAGTTGCATGACAACTCCCAGGCTTCTGGGCTAGAACTTGTActctgaaatgctgctgctggcagaggtgaGGGGAAACATACAAACCTGGAAGATGTAGAGCTAAttggaaggggggaaaaaacaagaaGTGCCTAAGAAAAAGTCACTTTGAAATGAAGGACGGTTTTGAAATACTCTGACTGATCTGCCAACAGGGTTCAgaaaaaatggttttgaaaagaaaatatgcatatttttttttaaccttagAGTGCCAAAATATCCTGGGTTTATATCTAAAATTATAATTCTGGAAAAATCTACACCAAACCCTTCCTAAGGTCAGCTAGATTCTGTGAACAGTTTCACCTGCAATTAGATATAAAGATGTGTCACTGCAACAACAGTATCACTAAAAGTGTCAA
It encodes:
- the SCTR gene encoding LOW QUALITY PROTEIN: secretin receptor (The sequence of the model RefSeq protein was modified relative to this genomic sequence to represent the inferred CDS: deleted 3 bases in 2 codons; substituted 3 bases at 3 genomic stop codons) translates to MLSRAQQLERNIGXGWSKLGKEKARREKVEVKRARSHAGEHTNPADLXCMRDEENRLXLTMWTIWVIFWISTVPIKAIPPVCDLLSVLKREEEKCVETLSLEARNRTTENDLLLSSGRCAGMWDNMSCWPSSTVGQTVNAHCPEFFQMLTGKKGFVYRNCTSEGWSEPYPRPDIACGYNVNDTTNEARRSYFMTLKTMYTVGYCTSLVTLMVALVVLASFRRLHCTRNYIHMHLFTSFILRASSNFIKDAVLFSSEDTNYCGAYTAGCKLTMVFFQYCIMSNYSWLLVEGLYLHTLLVISFFSERKFLWWFIALGWGAPTVFVAAWATARQLHENIGCWDINTDANTWWIIRGPIVVSIFINFVLFVNILRILMRKLSSPEKRSSDFNQYKRLAKSTLLLIPLFGVHYIIFAFFPEDASSGTMEIQLFFELALGSFQGFVVAVLYCFLNGEVQLEVQRKWRQWHLSKHWRQHLSTSASNGGSGLTQEMQVVRSSPPGHRRGTLQRSSVL